One Anolis carolinensis isolate JA03-04 chromosome 4, rAnoCar3.1.pri, whole genome shotgun sequence DNA window includes the following coding sequences:
- the LOC107983162 gene encoding lymphocyte antigen 6E — MIKVLCIASLLVAIACLDKGHCLWCYQCEDEPSNQNCLKMAKCAKADKFCVTTVIAAGRGQSSEQQITKACSPNCTEHKVDTGIASVATRCCTSSFCNFEGE; from the exons ATGATCAAGGTTTTGTGCATTGCGTCTTTGTTGGTGGCGATCGCGTGCCTAGACAAAG GGCACTGCCTTTGGTGCTACCAATGCGAAGACGAGCCTTCCAACCAGAACTGTTTGAAAATGGCTAAATGTGCCAAAGCGGACAAATTCTGCGTCACGACAGTTATTGCTGCCGGAAGAG GTCAGAGCAGTGAGCAGCAGATCACCAAAGCTTGTTCTCCAAATTGCACAGAGCACAAGGTGGACACGGGCATCGCATCGGTTGCTACGCGATGTTGCACTTCCAGCTTCTGTAATTTTGAAGGGGAATAG
- the LOC100560983 gene encoding lymphocyte antigen 6E, whose translation MKAASFLVSLLVTFAVCTQIAQALVCFTCEDQTSNWACLRMTICPKEEKRCITVGTVSGTGNKSNVLITKKCARSCPSERDFPNRTLNSIFCCENAWCNIGRPK comes from the exons ATGAAGGCCGCATCTTTCCTTGTTTCATTGCTGGTCACCTTTGCCGTGTGCACACAAATAG CTCAGGCATTGGTTTGCTTCACATGTGAAGACCAGACCTCCAACTGGGCCTGCCTCCGTATGACCATTTGCCCCAAGGAAGAGAAAAGATGCATCACTGTTGGTACAGTCTCAGGAACTG GTAATAAAAGCAATGTGCTCATCACCAAGAAGTGTGCCCGGAGTTGTCCATCTGAACGGGATTTTCCCAACCGAACACTCAACTCTATTTTCTGCTGTGAAAATGCCTGGTGCAACATTGGGCGCCCAAAATAA